The proteins below are encoded in one region of Paenibacillus sp. YYML68:
- the rnhA gene encoding ribonuclease H, protein MAKSKYYVVWEGKQPGVYSTWAECQAQTNGYPQAKFKSYETEEEARRMLAVGWKKAFSSAAKSASSAGGGSSSGSRRSTGASRKEEAGEADLDSLSVDVGCSGNPGVVEYKGVFTRTGEVVFEHPPISKGTNNMGEFLAVVHGLAHLKKIDSHMTVYSDSITALAWVRNKKCASTLPRDASTREIWELVDRAEAWLRNNTYPNKVLKWNTKAWGEIKADYGRK, encoded by the coding sequence GTGGCGAAGTCAAAATATTACGTCGTCTGGGAAGGCAAGCAGCCGGGCGTATACAGCACATGGGCCGAGTGCCAAGCGCAGACGAACGGCTACCCGCAGGCGAAGTTCAAGTCGTACGAGACCGAGGAGGAGGCGCGCCGCATGCTGGCTGTCGGCTGGAAGAAGGCGTTCAGCTCGGCCGCGAAGAGCGCGTCCTCGGCGGGCGGAGGCTCCTCGAGTGGGAGCCGACGCTCCACTGGCGCTTCGCGTAAGGAGGAGGCCGGAGAAGCGGATCTCGATAGCTTGTCCGTCGACGTCGGCTGCAGCGGCAATCCGGGCGTCGTCGAGTACAAGGGCGTATTTACGCGCACGGGCGAGGTCGTGTTCGAGCACCCGCCGATCTCGAAGGGGACGAACAACATGGGCGAGTTCCTCGCTGTCGTGCACGGACTCGCGCATCTGAAGAAGATCGACAGCCACATGACTGTCTATAGCGATTCGATTACCGCCCTCGCCTGGGTGCGCAACAAGAAGTGCGCCTCGACGCTGCCGCGTGACGCGTCTACGCGCGAGATCTGGGAGCTGGTAGACCGAGCGGAGGCATGGCTGCGGAACAATACGTATCCGAATAAGGTGCTGAAGTGGAACACGAAGGCATGGGGCGAGATTAAGGCGGATTATGGGAGGAAGTAG
- a CDS encoding ExeA family protein translates to MTRRPFTREVEPCYEFQGHREAYARLSMAVENRLLGVLTGEVGSGKSALLRRLFRSLDTMRTHPIYISMADLKPRDFYGQLLAHVDEEAPYSVAKARRLWGEVMSRREAQGERNILVVIDEAHEMNEAMLLELRFVMSHQMDARSLFPVLLAGQPELRKKLRLKKYESISQRIGIQYHLSGMSREETAGYVRHHMGAAELQRPVFSDSAIQMLHAASQGIPRVVNQICSQALYDVERSDAEVVEDGHIGRVLSDMDRQRGTAG, encoded by the coding sequence ATGACACGACGTCCCTTTACGCGCGAGGTGGAGCCGTGCTACGAGTTTCAAGGACACCGGGAAGCGTACGCCCGACTAAGCATGGCGGTCGAGAACCGGCTGCTCGGTGTCTTGACCGGTGAAGTGGGCAGCGGAAAATCCGCTCTATTGCGGCGTTTATTCCGATCGCTGGACACGATGCGCACGCATCCGATCTACATCAGCATGGCGGACCTGAAGCCAAGAGACTTTTACGGACAGCTTCTGGCGCACGTCGATGAAGAGGCCCCTTACTCCGTCGCGAAGGCGCGTCGGTTGTGGGGCGAGGTGATGTCTCGGCGGGAGGCGCAGGGAGAGCGCAACATTCTCGTCGTCATCGACGAAGCTCACGAAATGAACGAAGCGATGCTGCTGGAGCTGCGCTTTGTGATGAGTCACCAGATGGATGCGAGGTCGCTATTCCCTGTACTGCTTGCGGGTCAGCCGGAGCTACGGAAGAAGCTACGCTTGAAGAAGTATGAGTCGATTAGCCAGCGCATCGGCATCCAGTACCATCTAAGCGGGATGAGCCGTGAGGAGACGGCGGGCTACGTCCGTCATCATATGGGAGCGGCTGAGCTGCAGCGGCCTGTGTTTTCCGACAGTGCGATCCAGATGCTGCACGCAGCAAGCCAAGGCATCCCACGAGTGGTGAACCAAATTTGCAGCCAAGCGCTCTATGACGTCGAGCGTTCGGACGCCGAAGTAGTCGAGGATGGGCACATTGGGCGTGTGCTGTCTGATATGGACCGACAGCGAGGGACGGCGGGATAA